Genomic window (Oncorhynchus tshawytscha isolate Ot180627B unplaced genomic scaffold, Otsh_v2.0 Un_contig_5051_pilon_pilon, whole genome shotgun sequence):
aggctggaggctgccctgttaggaggctggagactgccctgttaggaggctggagactgccctgttaggaggctggaggctgccctgttaggagaCTGGAgactgccctgttaggaggctggaggctgccctgttaggaggctggagactgccctgttaggaggctggagactgccctgttaggaggctggaggctgccctgttaggaggctggaggctgccctgttaggaggctggagactgccctgttaggaggctggaggctgccctgttaggagaCTGGAgactgccctgttaggaggctggaggctgccctgttaggaggctggaggctgccctgttaggaggctggaggctgccctgttaggaggctggaggctgccctgttaggaggctggaggctgccctgttaggaggctgacctgttaggatgtggccctgttaggaggctgatCTGTTAGGAGGATGACCTGTTAGGAGGCTGACCTGTtaggaggctgccctgttaggaggctgacctgttaggaggctgccctgttaggatgtggccctgttaggatgtggccctgttaggatgtggccctgttaggaggctgacCTGTTAGGAGGCTGTtaggaggctgccctgttaggaggctgccctgttaggagaatgccctgttaggaggctgccctgttaggatgtggccctgttaggatgtggccctgttaggaggctgtCCTGTTAGGAGGCTGACCTGTTAGGATGtggccctgttaggaggctgatctgttaggatgtggccctgttaggaggctgccctgttaggatgtggccctgttaggatgtggccctgttaggaggctgccctgttaggaggctgacCTGTTAGGAGGATGCCCAGTtaggaggctgccctgttaggaggtTGACCTGTTAGGAGGCTGACCTGTTAGGAGGATGCCCAGTTCggaggctgccctgttaggaggctgttaggaggctgccctgttaggaggctgccctgttaggaggctgatctgttaggatgtggccctgttaggaggctgccctgttaggatgtggccctgttaggatgtggccctgttaggaggctgccctgttaggaggctgacCTGTTAGGAGGATGCCCAGTtaggaggctgccctgttaggaggtTGACCTGTTAGGAGGCTGACCTGTTAGGAGGATGCCCAGTtaggaggctgccctgttaggaggctgacCTTTTAGGAGGCTGTtaggaggctgccctgttaggaggctgccctgttaggaggtTGATCTGTTAGGATGtggccctgttaggaggctgatctgttaggatgtggccctgttaggaggctgccctgttaggaggctgccctgttaggaggctgccctgttaggaggctgccctgttaggaggctgccctgttaggatgtggccctgttaggaggctgccctgttaggaggctgccctgttaggatGTGGCCCTGTTAGGAtgctgccctgttaggaggctgccctgttaggaggctgatCTGTTTGGATGtggccctgttaggaggctgatctgttaggatgtggccctgttaggaggctgccctgttaggatgtggccctgttaggatgtggccctgttaggaggctgccctgttaggaggctgacCTGTTAGGAGGATGCCCAGTtaggaggctgccctgttaggaggaTGCCCAGTtaggaggctgccctgttaggaggctgacCTTTTAGGAGGCTGTtaggaggctgccctgttaggaggctgccctgttaggaggctgatctgttaggatgtggccctgttaggaggctgatctgttaggatgtggccctgttaggaggctgccctgttaggagccTGCCCTGTTAGGATGTGGCCCTGTTAGGATGCTGCCCTGTTAGGATGTGGCCCTGTTAGGATGTGGCCCTGTTAGGAGGTTGCCCTGTTAGGgggctgccctgttaggaggctggaggctgccctgttaggaggctgccctgttaggaagctgccctgttaggaggctggaggctgccctgttacgaggctgccctgttaggatgtggccctgttaggaggctgacctgttaggaggctgccctgttaggatgtggccctgttaggaggctgccctgttaggatgtggcctgttaggaggctgccctgttaggaggctgccctgttaggaggctgccctgttaggatGTGGCCCTGTTAGGATGTGGCCCTGTTAGGATTgggccctgttaggaggctgccctgttaggaggctgtCCTGTTAGGAGGCTGACCTGTTAGGAGGCTGTCCTGTTAGGAGGCTGACCTGTTAGGAGGATGCCCTGTTAGGAGGatgccctgttaggaggctgccctgttaggaggctgacCTTTTAGGAGGCTGTtaggaggctgccctgttaggaggctgccctgttagAAGGCTGACCTTTTAGGAGGCTGTtaggaggctgccctgttaggaggctgatCTGTTAGGATGTGGCCCTGTTAAGAGGCTGATCTGTTAGGATGtggccctgttaggaggctgccctgttaggatGCTGCCCTGTTAGGATGTGGCCCTGTTAGGATGtggccctgttaggaggctgtCCTGTTAGGATCtggccctgttaggaggctgccctgttaggaggctgccctgttaggatGTGGCCCTGTTAGGATGCTGCCCTGTTAGGATGtggccctgttaggaggctgccctgttaggaggctgccctgttaggagctgccctgttaggaggctcCCCTGTTAGTAGGCtggaggctgccctgttaggaggctgaaggctgccctgttaggaggctgccctgttaggaagctgccctgttaggaggctggagactgccctgttaggaggctgccctgttagtaggctggaggctgccctgttaggaggctggaggctgccctgttaggaggctgccctgttaggaggctggaggctgccctgttaggaggctgccctgttaggatgtggccctgttaggaggctgatctgttaggaggctgccctgttaggatgtggccctgttaggaggctggagactgccctgttaggaggctgcccTGTTAATAGGCtggaggctgccctgttaggaggctggaggctgccctgttaggaggctgccctgttaggaggctggaggctgccctgttaggaggctgccctgttaggatgtggccctgttaggaggctgatctgttaggaggctgccctgttaggatGTGGCCCTGTTAGGAGTTAGTAACATAACATGTTTCTATCCTGTTAGGAGTTAGTAACATAACATGTTTCTAGGAGTTAGTAACATAACATGTTTCTATCCTGTTAGGAGTTAGTAACATAACATGTTTCTAGGAGTTAGTAACATTACATGTTTCTAGGAGTTAGTAACATAACATGTTTCTAGGAGTTAGTAACATAACATGTTTCTATCCTGTTAGGAGTTAGTAACATAACATGTTTCTAGGAGTTAGTAACATAACATGTTTCTAGGAGTTAGTAACATAACATGTTTCTATCCTGTTAGGAGTTAGTAACATTACATGTTTCTAGGAGTTAGTAACATAACATGTTTCTAGGAGTTAGTAACATAACATGTTTCTAGGAGTTAGTAACATAACATGTTTCTAGGAGTTAGTAACATAACATGTTTCTAGGAGTTAGTAACATAACATGTTTCTATCCTGTTAGGAGTTAGTAACATTACATGTTTCTAGGAGTTAGTAACATAACATGTTTCTAGGAGTTAGTAACATAACATGTTTCTAGGAGTTAGTAACATAACATGTTTCTATCCTGTTAGGAGTTAGTAACATAACATGTTTCTATCCTGTTAGGAGTTAGTAACATTACATGTTTCTAGGAGTTAGTAACATAACATGTTTCTAGGAGTTAGTAACATAACATGTTTCTAGGAGTTAGTAACATAACATGTTTCTATCCTGTTAGGAGTTAGTAACATAACATGTTTCTATCCTGTTAGGAGTTAGTAACATAACATGTTTCTAGGAGTTAGTAACATAAACATGTTTCTAGGAGTTAGTAACATAACATGTTTCTATCCTGTTAGGAGTTAGTAACATAACATGTTTCTAGGAGTTAGTAACATAACATGTTTCTATCCTGTTAGGAGTTAGTAACATAACATGTTTCTATCCTGTTAGGAGTTAGTAACATAACATGTTTCTAGGAGTTAGTAACATAACATGTTTCTAGGAGTTAGTAACATAACATGTTTCTATCCTGTTAGGAGTTAGTAACATTACATGTTTCTAGGAGTTAGTAACATAACATGTTTCTAGGAGTTAGTAACATAACATGTTTCTAGGAGTTAGTAACATAACATGTTTCTATCCTGTTAGGAGTTAGTAACATTACATGTTTCTAGGAGTTAGTAACATAACATGTTTCTAGGAGTTAGTAACATAACATGTTTCTATCCTGTTAGGAGTTAGTAACATAACATGTTTCTAGGAGTTAGTAACATAACATGTTTCTAGGAGTTAGTAACATAACATGTTTCTATCCTGTTAGGAGTTAGTAACATAACATGTTTCTATCCTGTTAGGAGTTAGTAACATAACATGTTTCTAGGAGTTAGTAACATAACATGTTTCTAGGAGTTAGTAACATAACATGTTTCTAGGAGTTAGTAACATAACATGTTTCTATCCTGTTAGGAGTTAGTAACATAACATGTTTCTAGGAGTTAGTAACATAACATGTTTCTATCCTGTTAGGAGTTAGTAACATAACATGTTTCTAGGAGTTAGTAACATAACATGTTTCTATCCTGTTAGGAGTTAGTAACATAACATGTTTCTAGGAGTTAGTAACATAAACATTCAGCTGCACcgttataacatctgctaaactgtacGACCAATAAACATGTGCATCCTGCTGTAACCCTGAATGCTGTTGTTGATGCTGAATATATTCCTCATAAAGCCAAACAGAGAAAGCATAATGAAGACATGGCTTCCAGACCTGGATGGAGACTGAAGTTGTAGCGTAGACTGGAGTGATGAAACAGTTTACAGTTATttcacctccccctctgtctccctcttcctcgctctgtctccctcttcctctctctctttctctctctgtctgtctttctgactctctctctctctctctttctctctctgtctgtctttctgactctctctctctctctctttctctctctgtctgtctttctgactctctctctctctctctttctctctctgtctgtctttctgactctctctctctctctttctttctctctctctctttctctctctgtctgtctttctgactctctctctctctttctttctctctctctctctctctctctgtctgtctttctttctctgtctgtctgtctgtctgtctgtctgtctgtctgtctgtctgtctgtctgtctgtctgtctgtctgtctgtctggctgtctgtctggctgtctgtctgtctgtttgtctctgacaATTTCTCTTctttaaatcagattttaaactTACTCCTAacctacccctaaccttaacaacCCTGCTTACCTTATGCATAACCCAAACCTCAGATGAAGAcccaaaagcacatttttgtagCCATAttgtgactttgtggctgtggaatctgactttgtggctgtgttatttaGTGGAACTCCTCCTTCACTGAAGACAGCGACGTGAGCAGCGAAGGCCGCGTTATGACTCCGTGACGCCCCTGGTGTTCAGTAAAGAGAAACACCGTCAGCTGCAGAACAGGATGGCGTTTCAAACATCAGGAAACGCCCACTTTAGTTTATCGCACGTGTCAATAATGTTTGGTATCAAGTGACCCCTTGCGAGACGCGCGGAAGTCAATTAACGGGAATCGTTCTCCGGTGAGCAGAGTTTAGACTTTCAAGTATCGCAGCTGAAGTTTGACGCAGGTAAcactattttttttacaatacCGTCATCGCTGGATAATTGTGTCCTAGTCGACAGGGGAAATGCTTTGATTGAAGCTGTTTGTGTTGTATTTAGGGGAGGCATAACGATATCAATAAGGACCTTGCCTTGTTCTCTTTCAACTAGAATACAAGTCCCTTGTCTGGTTGAGGCCTCTGTGGTAAGATGGAGTGGCGAGAACAGACCAGTGTGACCTGTGAAGACGCCTTCACTGAGGCTCAACGGTGGATGGAGGTAGGTTGGAGATAATGAATTTATAACCACGTCGAAAACATCTCGTTTGATCCGTGATTGGGTTGATGTGACGAACTAAATATATATCCAGGTAAATGTTTTTGATAAGACTACGGCAGCCTACAGAGCTCTACGTCAAAGGTGTCTCACTTTTTAAGAGGAAAGTTCATTGTTCCCAAACTTAGACCTGTCTTAATCATTATCTAATTACGTTTGGGTAATTGTTCCACGTGATACATTATACAGACAGAGGCTCACTCAGTAAATCTACTGGTTTATGATGACCATAACATCACTTAATGACACGTAAAAATGTGATATAATCCTGTAAATGCAAATAATTGGTGACGATGTTGACAGTGGAAGCCACTGTGGAACTGACTGTGAACGTGTTCAGTTTTAAGAGTGTGGTCATATACGCTTTATAGCGCACAGATCAATACAAGTACCAGGTTACTTCACCGTTTTGCAAATAGAAGCCTGGGGGTTATCTGTGCTGTTGGAGTGGATGACATCATGCACGTCTTGGTGCTTTTTGAGATGTGCCGTTTTGCATTTTGAATCATCACATTTTATATAAACTTTACCACGGCTCATATGATTCCCTCATATAGTTTTCTTCATCGGACAGTGGCAGTGTTGAGCTCCAGAGAGGTGGCAGGCTGCGTTCTGTTccctctcagagggagaggggcacgaggggtaggggacagggggagctgaagggggtgaaggggagagggagaggtgaaggggaggggTGAAGGGTAGGGGACAGAAAGGGGTGAAGGGGGTGTGAGGGGAACAGTGAATTAATGAACGAACAGACTCCCACCAAGGGGATGGGCAGCAGTGTCCCATAGGCTTGAGCCCAGCAGACCCCAGCTGGCCACGTGATGTGACCCAGCACCATTCAGATGGGGAACAGTGCCCAGCACCATTCAGATGGGGAACAGTGCCCAGCACCATTCAGATGGGGAACAGTGCCCAGCACCATTCAGATGGGGAACAGTGCCCAGCACCATTCAGATGGGGAACAGTGCCCAGCACCATTCAGATGGGGAACAGTGCCCAGCACCATTCAGATGGGGAACAGTGCCCAGCACCATTCAGATGGGGAACAGTGCCCAGCACCATTCAGATGGGGAACAGTGCCCAGCACCATTCAGATGGGGAACAGTGCCCAGCACCATTCAGATGGGGAACAGTGCCCAGCACCATTCAGATGGGGAACAGTGCCCAGCACCATTCAGATGGGGAACAGTGCCCAGCACCATTCAGATGGGGAACAGTGCCCAGCACCATTCAGATGGGGAATTGTTGTGTTGTGCGTCAAAACTGCTAATTTTTGTgtccttttattgcccccagcacaaggtgcacctgtgtaatgatcatgctgtttaatcatcttgatgtgccacacctgtcaggtggatggattatcttgacaggtttaaaatactcactaacagggatggacaCAATTTGAGAGATGTTTTTTTACATGAGACgtgggaccaacacattacatgttctgttgttcagtatagttgaagTCTACTGAAACTATACTACGTACAAACACTTGTCTGTAGACATCTCATTACCATAACACTTAAGTTCCTGTTAAAACTCCCATCAGTTTTTAAATAAACACTTATTacccatgatgcatcatctaGAGGAGTAGTAGATGtaactgtttttgtttttaccTTTTTAATTTAACGagccaagtcagttaagttaaataaagaacacattctaattTACAATCAAGGTTTTCTGGGGAACAGATGAGTAGATGTTCTCAGACTGGGCTTCTTGTTTTCCAACCCCCCCCGCTTGGCTTTCTCTGTACCCCCTTTACCCTGCTTGGCTTTCTCTGTACCCCCTTTACCTTGCTTGGCTTTCTCTGTACCCCCCTTTACCTTGCTTGGCTTTCTCTGTACCCCCTTTACCTTGCTTGGCTTTCTCTGTACCCCCCTTTGCCCCCCCTGCTTGGCTTTCTCTGTACCCCCCTTTACCCTGCTTGGCTTTCTCTGTACCCCCTTTACCCTGCTTGGCTTTCTCTGTACCCCCCTTTACCCTGCTTGGCTTTCTCTGTACCCCCCTTTACCCTGCTTGGCTTTCTCTGTACCCCCTTTACCCTGCTTGGCTTTCTCTGTACCCCCTTTACCCTGCTTGGCTTTCTCTGTACCCCCCTTTACCCTGCTTGGCTTTCTCTGTACCCCCCTTTACCCTGCTTGGCTTTCTCTGTACCCCCTTTACCCTGCTTGGCTTTCTCTGTACCCCCTTTACCCTGCTTGGCTTTCTCTGTACCCCCCTTTACCCTGCTTGGCTTTTCTGTACCCCCCTTTACCCTGCTTGGCTTTCTCTGTACCCCCTTTACCCCCCCTTTACCCTGCTTGGCTTTCTCTGTACCCCCTTTACCCTGCTTGGCTTTCTCTGTACCCCCTTTACCCTGCTTGGCTTTCTCTGTACCCCCTTTACCCTGCTTGGCTTTCTCTGTACCCCCTTTACCCTGCTTGGCTTTCTCTGTACCCCCTTTACCCTGCTTGGCTTTCTCTGTACCCCCTTTACCCTGCTTGGCTTTCTCTGTACCCCCTTTACCCTGCTTGGCTTTCTCTGTACCCCCTTTACCCTGCTTGGCTTTCTCTGTACCCCCTTTACCCTGCTTGGCTTTCTCTGTACCCCCCCCTTTACCCTGCTTGGCTTTCTCTGTACCCCCTTTACCCTGCTTGGCTTTCTCTGTACCCCCTTTACCCTGCTTGGCTTTCTCTGTACCCCCTTTACCCTGCTTGGCTTTCTCTGTACCCTGCTTGGCTTTCTCTGTACCCCGCTTGGCTTTCTCTGTACCCCGCTTGGCTTTCTCTGTACCCCGCTTGGCTTTCTCTGTACCCCGCTTGGCTTTCTCTGTACCCCGCTTGGCTTTCTCTGTACCCCGCTTGGCTTTTCTCTGTACCCCGCTTGGCTTTCTCTGGCTTTCTCTGTACCCCGCTTGGCTTTCTCTGTACCCCGCTTGGCTTTCTCTGTACCCCGCTTGGCTTTCCCTTTACCCCGCTTGGCTTTCTCTGTACCCCCTTGGCTTTCTCTGTACCCCCTTGGCTTTCTCTGTACCCCCTTTACCCCGCTTGGCTTTCTCTGTACCCCCTTTACCCCGCTTGGCTTTCTCTGTACCCCCTTTACCCCGCTTGGCTTTCTCTGTACCCCCTTTACCCCGCTTGGCTTTCCCTTTACCCCGCTTGGCTTTCTCTGTACCCCGCTTGGCTTTCTCTGTACCCCGCTTGGCTTTCTCTGTACCCCGCTTGGCTTTCTCTGTACCCCGCTTGGCTTTCTCTGTACCCCGCTTGGCTTTCTCTGTACCCCGCTTGGCTTTCTCTGTACCCCGCTTGGCTTTCCCTTTACCCCGCTTGGCTTTTCTCTGTACCCCGCTTGGCTTTCTCTGTACCCCGCTTGGCTTTCTCTGTACCCCGCTTGGCTTTCCCTTTACCCCGCTTGGCTTTCTCTGTACCCCCCTTGGCTTTCTCTGTACCCCGCTTGGCTTTCTCTGTACCCCCTTTACCCCGCTTGGCTTTCTCTGTACCCCCCTTTACCCCGCTTGGCTTTCTCTGTACCCCCTTTACCCCGCTTGGCTTTCTCTGTACCCCTTTACCCCGCTTGGCTTTCTCTGTACCCCCCTTTACCCCGCTTGGCTTTCTGTACCCCCCCCCCTTTACCCCGCTTGGCTTTCTCTGTACCCCCCCCCTCTGTACCCCCCTTGGCTTTCTCTGTACCCCCCCCCGCTTGGCTTTCTCTGTACCCCCCGCTTGGCTTTCTCTGTACCCCCCGCTTGGCTTTTCTCTGTACCCCCGCTTGGCTTTCTCAATTTCCTGTTGTCTCAGACCTTTTCATAAGGAGCCATGTTTAAAGAAAATTGAGACATTGATTTGTTTTACTTTTTGGACTGTAACAGCAATGAgaattttgtaaaaaaaattgtgGTAAAATGCtaaatctgatttaaaaaaacaaacgtcATTATGCACTAGGTAAGTATAGATCATTATCTGATCATTATTATGCACTAGGTAAGTATAGATCATTATCTGATCATCATTATGCACTAGGTAAGTAGAGATCATTATGCACTAGGTAAGTAGAGATCAATATCTGATCATTATTATGCACTAGGTAAGTAGagatcattatcattattatgcACTAGGTAAGTATAGATCATTATCTGATCATTATTATGCACTAGGTAAGTATAGATCATTATCTGATCATTATTATGCACTAGGTAAGTATAGATCATTATCTGATCATTATTATGCACTAGGTAAGTAGAGATCATTATTATGCACTAGGTAAGTAGAGATCAATATCTGATCATTATTATGCACTAGGTAAGTAGAGATCAATATCTGATCATTATTATGCACTAGGTAAGTAGAGATCATTATCTGTGATCCAAGAGGACATCTAGTTCATGTTTGCCTGTCAGTTTATCTAAGATGTGACAGTGGTGTTGTTCTTTCCTGTTTATAGGAAGTGACAAATAAATCATTCGGAAGCAACAACTTCCGCTCTGCTCTGGAGAATGGAGTCCTGCTCTGCCAGTGAGTATTATGGgaactgtagtgtctatatctggaGAATGGAGTCCTGCTCTGCCAGTGAGTATTATGGgaactgtagtgtctatatctggaGAATGGAGTCCTGCTCTGCCAGTGAGTATTATGGGaactgtagtgtgtatatatatctggAGAATGGAGTCCTGCTCTGCCAGGGTGTATTATGGGaactgtagtgtgtatatatatctggAGAATGGAGTCCTGCTCTGCCAGGGTGTATTATGGgaactgtagtgtatatatatctgGATAATGGAGTCCTGCTCTGCCAGGGTGTATTATGGgaactgtagtgtatatatctggAGAATGGAGTCCTGCTCTGCCAGTAGTAATGAATGAATCCCATAGGCTGTGGTTCTATAAACACCTTAGTGGTTTAAGTACCAGGTCCTGGTGTGGTCGATGGTCACGCTGTCTAACTCGTCTGttcttccctctgtccctccctttctCAGTCTAATCAACCAGTTGAAACCAGGCCTTATTAAGAGAGTGAACACGCTGTCTACTCCAATGGCCGGACTGGTGAGTTCACTGCGTGTAGCCCGTTCTACATTTCTTATGAGAAGGCAGAGGGATCTCTTGTCTGCCAGGGTGACTGTAGTTAGACGACCCGGGTCTTTCAGGAAGTCGTCCTCTGTGGTTTCCTGCTTGTCGCTCGGCGGTTCCTGCTTAGTGTGACAGATCTGAAACTGTCTAAGGATCTAGTGATGTGAGTGGGGCAGTCGGGCTGAGTGGGGCAGTCGGGCTGAGTGGGGCAGTCGGGCTGAGTGGGGCAGTCGGGCTGAGTGGGGCAGTCGGGCTGAGTGGGGCAGTCGGGCTGAGT
Coding sequences:
- the LOC121844948 gene encoding LIM and calponin homology domains-containing protein 1-like — translated: MEWREQTSVTCEDAFTEAQRWMEEVTNKSFGSNNFRSALENGVLLCHLINQLKPGLIKRVNTLSTPMAGLDNVNVFLRACGTLGLHEAQLFHPGDLQDLSTRATL